One region of Tamandua tetradactyla isolate mTamTet1 chromosome 6, mTamTet1.pri, whole genome shotgun sequence genomic DNA includes:
- the LOC143688705 gene encoding serine/threonine-protein phosphatase 4 regulatory subunit 3A-like, with translation MTDTRRRVKVYTLNEDRQWDDRGSGHVSSGYVERLKGMSLLVRAESDGSLLLESKINPNTAYQKQQDTLIVWSEAENYDLALSFQEKAGCDEIWEKICQVQGKDPLVDITQDLVDESEEERFDDMSSPGLELPSCELSRLEEIAELVASSLPSPLRREKLALALENEGYIKKLLELFHVCEDLENIEGLHHLYEIIKGIFLLNRTALFEVMFSEECIMDVIGCLEYDPALSQPRKHREFLTKTAKFKEVIPISDPELKQKIHQTYRVQYIQDMVLPTPSVFEENMLSTLHSFIFFNKVEIVGMLQEDEKFLTDLFAQLTDEATDEEKRQELVNFLKEFCAFSQTLQPQNRDAFFKTLSNMGILPALEVILGMDDTQVRSAATDIFSYLVEYNPSMVREFVMQEAQQNDDDILLINLIIEHMICDTDPELGGAVQLMGLLRTLVDPENMLATANKTEKTEFLGFFYKHCMHVLTAPLLANTTEEKPSKDDFQTAQLLALVLELLTFCVEHHTYHIKNYIINKDILRRVLVLMASKHAFLALCALRFKRKIIGLKDEFYNRYIMKSFLFEPVVKAFLNNGSRYNLMNSAIIEMFEFIRVEDIKSLTVHVIENYWKALEDVDYVQTFKGLKLRFEQQRERQDNPKLDSMRSTLRNHRYQRDARTLEDEEEMWFNTDEDDMEDGEAVVSPSDKTKNDDDIMDPISKFMERKKLKESEEKEVLLKTNLSGRQSPSFKLSLSSGTKTNLTSQSSATNLPGSPGSPGSPGSPGSPGSVPKNTSQMAAITTKGGLVGLVDDPDDDEDDDEDEDKEDTLPLSKKAKFES, from the exons ATGACCGACACCCGGCGGCGGGTAAAGGTTTACACCCTCAACGAGGATCGTCAGTGGGACGACCGGGGCAGCGGACATGTGTCGTCGGGCTACGTGGAGCGGCTGAAGGGCATGTCCCTGCTTGTCAGGGCCGAGAGCGACGGTTCTCTGCTTTTAGAATCAAAAATCAATCCTAACACTGCATACCAGAAACAACAGGACACTTTGATTGTGTGGTCTGAAGCAGAAAATTATGACTTGGCCCTTAGCTTTCAAGAAAAAGCTGGATGTGATgaaatttgggaaaaaatatgtCAGGTTCAAGGAAAGGACCCTTTAGTGGACATTACTCAGGACCTTGTGGATGAATCAGAAGAGGAGCGTTTTGATGATATGTCATCACCAGGTTTAGAATTGCCATCTTGTGAACTAAGTCGCCTGGAAGAAATTGCGGAACTTGTGGCATCATCTTTACCATCCCCCCTTCGTCGTGAAAAACTTGCACTAGCACTGGAAAATGAGGGTTATATTAAAAAGCTCTTAGAGCTTTTTCATGTGTGTGAGGATTTGGAAAATATTGAAGGACTGCACCACTTGTATGAAATTATCAAAGGCATCTTCCTCTTGAATCGAACTGCTCTTTTTGAAGTTATGTTCTCTGAGGAATGTATAATGGACGTCATTGGATGCTTAGAATATGATCCGGCTTTATCACAACCACGAAAACATAGGGAATTTCTAACAAAAACAGCCAAGTTTAAAGAAGTGATTCCCATATCAGATCCGGAgctgaaacaaaaaattcatcAGACTTACAGAGTTCAGTATATACAAGATATGGTTTTACCTACCCCTTCAGTCTTTGAAGAAAATATGTTATCAACACTTCACTCCTTCATCTTTTTCAATAAGGTAGAAATTGTTGGTATGTTACAGGAAGATGAAAAATTTCTGACAGATTTGTTTGCACAACTAACAGATGAAGCAACAGATGAGGAGAAAAGACAGGAAttggttaactttttaaaagaattttgtgCATTTTCCCAAACGTTACAACCTCAAAACAGAGATGCTTTTTTCAAGACATTGTCAAACATGGGCATATTACCAGCTTTAGAAGTCATCCTCGGCATGGATGATACACAGGTGCGAAGTGCTGCTACTGATATATTCTCATACTTGGTTGAATATAATCCATCCATGGTACGAGAGTTTGTCATGCAGGAGGCACAACAGAATGATGAT GATATTCTGCTTATCAACCTCATTATAGAACATATGATTTGTGATACAGATCCTGAACTTGGAGGAGCAGTCCAACTTATGGGCCTGCTTCGAACTTTAGTTGACCCAGAGAACATGCTAGCCACtgccaataaaacagaaaagactgAATTTCTGGGTTTCTTCTACAAACATTGTATGCATGTTCTCACAGCTCCATTATTGGCAAATACAACAGAAGAGAAACCTAGTAAAGATGATTTTCAGACGGCCCAGTTATTGGCACTTGTATTggaattgttaacattttgtgtGGAACATCATACCTACCACATAAAGAACTACATTATTAATAAGGATATCCTCCGGAGAGTGTTAGTTCTTATGGCCTCAAAGCATGCTTTCTTGGCATTATGTGCCCTTCGATTTAAGAGAAAGATTATTGGATTAAAAGATGAGTTTTACAACCGCTACATAATGAAAAGCTTTTTGTTTGAACCAGTGGTCAAAGCATTTCTCAACAATGGATCCCGCTACAATCTAATGAACTCTGCCATAATAGAGATGTTTGAATTTATTAGAGTGGAAGATATAAAATCATTAACTGTTCACGTAATTGAAAATTACTGGAAAGCACTGGAAGATGTAGATTATGTACAGACATTTAAAGGATTGAAACTGAGGTTTGAACAacaaagagaaaggcaagataATCCCAAACTTGACAGTATGCGTTCCACTTTGAGGAATCACAGATATCAAAGAGATGCCAGAACACTGGAAGATGAAGAAGAGATGTGGTTTAACACAGATGAAGATGACATGGAAGATGGAGAAGCTGTCGTGTCTCCATCTGACAAaactaaaaatgatgatgatattaTGGatccaataagcaaattcatggaaagaaagaaattaaaagaaagcgAGGAAAAGGAGGTGCTTCTGAAAACGAATCTTTCTGGTCGGCAGAGCCCAAGTTTCAAGCTTTCCCTCTCTAGTGGAACAAAGACTAATCTCACTAGCCAGTCATCTGCAACAAATCTGCCTGGTTCTCCAGGATCACCTGGATCCCCTGGATCCCCTGGCTCTCCTGGATCTGTCCCTAAAAATACATCTCAGATGGCAGCTATTACTACCAAGGGAGGCCTCGTGGGTCTGGTAGATGATcctgatgatgatgaagatgatgatgaggaTGAAGACAAGGAAGACACGCTACCATTgtcaaagaaagcaaaatttgaGTCGTAA